One genomic segment of Mycolicibacterium psychrotolerans includes these proteins:
- a CDS encoding Tex family protein: MTTSAAVISGPRSVNARLAAELAVDEAQVAAAVRLLDEGATVPFIARYRKEATGSLDDGQLRMLAERLAYLRELDERRDAVLASIAEQGALTDQLRAALMAADTKARVEDIYLPYKPKCRTKAQIAREAGLEPLTDRLLTDPGVAPEQAAAAFLSADVADVAAALDGARHILVERAAENAELVGAVRERFWQNGSVRTKPASDAVAASATAQKYRDYFDFAEPLDAMPSHRVLAVLRGEKEQVLALSLDGGDDTAYQAMIAEALGIDLTVRAPATPWLAGAVGFAWRTRLSVSASVDARVRLRLRAEQDAVTVFARNLKDLLLAAPAGNRTTLGLDPGFRTGVKVAVVDGTGKVLDTCAVFPHQPQKQWDTAKAALAALIARHGVELIAIGNGTASRETDALATELIAEIRAVGASAPTKAMVSEAGASVYSASAYAAHELPDLDVTLRGAVSIARRLQDPLAELVKIEPRSIGVGQYQHDVTPGILARSLGAVVEDAVNAVGVDLNTASVPLLARVSGITETLAESIVAHRDRTGPFRSRRSLLDVPRLGPKAFEQCAGFLRIRDGDDPLDSSGVHPESYPVVRRILDRAHITLTEIIGNERALRAVRPAEIADDRFGIPTVTDILAELEKPGRDPRPAFTTASFAAGVEKVSDLKVGMILEGVVTNVAAFGAFVDVGVHQDGLVHVSAMADRYVSDPHDVVHSGQVVRVKVVDVDIDRQRIGLTLRLTEQTRPATKPARTGGAARRPDKTPRRSGAPQRENPRAGGSMAQALRDAGFGR, encoded by the coding sequence GTGACGACGAGCGCCGCCGTGATCTCCGGCCCGAGAAGCGTAAACGCCCGCCTCGCTGCGGAACTGGCCGTCGACGAAGCCCAGGTCGCGGCCGCGGTGCGACTGCTCGACGAGGGCGCGACCGTGCCGTTCATCGCCCGCTACCGCAAGGAGGCCACCGGCAGCCTCGACGACGGCCAACTGCGGATGCTGGCCGAACGCCTGGCCTATCTGCGCGAGCTCGACGAGCGGCGTGACGCCGTGCTGGCCTCGATCGCCGAGCAGGGCGCGTTGACCGACCAGCTGAGGGCTGCGCTGATGGCCGCCGACACCAAGGCCCGCGTCGAGGACATCTATCTGCCGTACAAGCCCAAGTGCCGCACCAAGGCACAGATCGCCCGGGAAGCCGGGCTCGAACCGCTGACCGACCGTCTGCTCACCGATCCCGGTGTCGCGCCCGAGCAGGCCGCGGCGGCGTTCCTGTCCGCCGACGTCGCCGACGTGGCCGCCGCACTCGACGGGGCACGCCACATCCTCGTCGAGCGTGCCGCCGAGAACGCCGAGCTGGTCGGCGCGGTGCGAGAGAGGTTCTGGCAGAACGGCTCGGTACGGACGAAGCCCGCCTCCGACGCCGTCGCGGCATCCGCCACGGCGCAGAAGTACCGCGACTACTTCGACTTCGCCGAGCCGCTGGACGCCATGCCGTCGCACCGCGTGCTCGCGGTGCTGCGCGGCGAGAAGGAACAGGTCCTCGCGCTGTCCCTCGACGGCGGCGACGACACGGCATACCAGGCGATGATCGCCGAGGCGCTCGGCATCGACCTGACCGTCCGCGCGCCGGCCACCCCGTGGCTGGCCGGCGCGGTGGGCTTCGCGTGGCGGACCCGGCTGTCGGTGTCGGCGTCGGTGGATGCGCGGGTGCGGCTGCGGCTGCGTGCCGAACAGGACGCGGTCACCGTGTTCGCCCGCAACCTCAAGGACCTGCTGCTCGCCGCGCCCGCCGGTAACCGGACCACCCTGGGTCTGGACCCGGGCTTCCGCACCGGGGTCAAGGTCGCCGTCGTCGACGGCACCGGCAAGGTGCTCGACACCTGTGCGGTGTTCCCGCACCAGCCGCAGAAGCAGTGGGACACCGCGAAGGCGGCGCTGGCCGCGCTGATCGCCCGGCACGGCGTCGAGCTGATCGCGATCGGTAACGGCACCGCATCGCGGGAAACCGACGCGCTGGCCACCGAACTCATCGCCGAAATCCGCGCCGTCGGCGCCAGTGCCCCCACCAAAGCCATGGTCAGCGAGGCGGGCGCCTCGGTGTACTCGGCGTCGGCCTACGCCGCGCACGAGCTGCCCGACCTCGACGTGACACTGCGGGGGGCGGTGTCGATCGCGCGCCGGCTGCAGGATCCGCTGGCCGAGCTCGTCAAGATCGAGCCCAGATCGATCGGGGTGGGCCAGTATCAGCACGACGTGACGCCCGGCATCCTCGCGCGCAGCCTCGGCGCCGTGGTCGAGGACGCGGTGAACGCCGTCGGCGTCGACCTGAACACCGCGTCGGTGCCGCTGCTCGCGCGCGTCTCGGGCATCACCGAAACCCTCGCCGAGTCGATCGTCGCCCACCGCGACCGGACCGGGCCGTTCCGCAGCCGCCGCAGCCTGCTCGACGTGCCGCGGCTGGGTCCCAAGGCGTTCGAGCAGTGCGCCGGCTTCCTGCGGATCCGCGACGGCGACGACCCCCTCGACAGCTCCGGAGTGCATCCGGAGTCCTACCCGGTGGTGCGCCGCATCCTGGACCGGGCTCACATCACGCTGACCGAGATCATCGGCAACGAGCGGGCACTGCGCGCGGTGCGGCCGGCCGAGATCGCCGACGACCGGTTCGGCATCCCCACGGTCACCGACATCCTCGCCGAGCTCGAGAAGCCGGGCCGCGACCCGCGGCCGGCCTTCACCACAGCGAGTTTCGCCGCCGGGGTGGAGAAGGTGTCCGACCTGAAAGTGGGCATGATCCTGGAGGGCGTGGTGACCAATGTCGCCGCGTTCGGCGCCTTCGTCGACGTCGGCGTGCACCAGGATGGTCTGGTGCACGTCTCCGCGATGGCCGACCGCTACGTGTCCGATCCGCACGACGTGGTGCACTCCGGCCAGGTGGTGCGGGTGAAGGTGGTCGACGTCGACATCGACCGGCAACGGATCGGGCTGACCCTCCGACTGACCGAGCAGACCCGCCCCGCCACGAAGCCTGCCCGCACGGGCGGCGCTGCGCGCCGGCCCGACAAGACCCCGCGCCGCTCCGGCGCACCGCAGCGGGAGAATCCCCGCGCAGGCGGGTCCATGGCGCAGGCGCTACGGGACGCCGGCTTCGGGCGGTGA
- a CDS encoding SigB/SigF/SigG family RNA polymerase sigma factor, with the protein MTTRDADGCELHEAFVRMHELSEGSEERERLRTHIIEQCLPIAERIARRYDRRGETHDDLVQVARVGLLNAVNRFDPTAGNEFLSYAIPTMLGEVKRYFRDCSWSVNVPRRLKDLYPALGPLTAELTQRLGRSPTAGELAEALGVDRGEVVETLTAAAGFKPRSLDYSTARDEDEGPTLADRLGQPDPGIGFVEDRDALRAQLDTLPERENRIVVMRFFESLTQSEIAERMGISQMHVSRLLAQSLRRMRDGMLDTPRAHVA; encoded by the coding sequence ATGACCACACGCGACGCCGACGGTTGCGAGCTACACGAAGCGTTCGTGCGGATGCACGAGCTTTCGGAGGGATCGGAGGAGCGGGAGCGACTGCGCACCCACATCATCGAGCAGTGCCTGCCGATCGCCGAGCGGATCGCGCGCCGCTACGACCGACGGGGCGAGACCCACGACGATCTGGTTCAGGTGGCGCGGGTGGGGCTGTTGAACGCCGTGAACCGCTTCGACCCGACCGCGGGCAACGAGTTCCTGTCCTATGCGATCCCGACCATGCTCGGCGAGGTCAAGCGCTACTTCCGCGACTGCAGCTGGTCGGTCAACGTCCCGCGCCGGCTCAAGGACCTCTATCCGGCACTCGGTCCGCTCACCGCCGAGCTGACCCAGCGGCTCGGCCGGTCGCCGACCGCGGGCGAACTGGCCGAGGCACTGGGCGTCGACCGCGGCGAAGTCGTCGAAACACTGACCGCCGCTGCGGGATTCAAGCCACGCTCACTGGACTACAGCACGGCGCGCGACGAAGACGAGGGTCCCACGCTCGCCGACCGGCTGGGCCAGCCCGATCCCGGTATCGGGTTCGTCGAGGACCGCGACGCTCTGCGCGCCCAGCTCGACACACTGCCCGAGCGGGAGAACCGGATCGTGGTGATGCGGTTCTTCGAATCGCTGACCCAGTCGGAGATCGCCGAGCGGATGGGCATCTCGCAGATGCACGTGTCGCGGCTGCTGGCCCAGTCCCTGCGCCGGATGCGTGACGGGATGCTGGACACACCGCGGGCGCACGTGGCGTAA
- a CDS encoding UdgX family uracil-DNA binding protein (This protein belongs to the uracil DNA glycosylase superfamily, members of which act in excision repair of DNA. However, it belongs more specifically to UdgX branch, whose founding member was found to bind uracil in DNA (where it does not belong), without cleaving it, appears to promote DNA repair by a pathway involving RecA, rather than base excision.) — protein MPSVTAADYVPPSRDLGDLTAAARACRGCDLFENATQTVFGEGPADARLMLVGEQPGDREDVAGEPFVGPAGRLLDKALREAQIPREPVYVTNAVKHFKFVPAERGVRRIHKTPSRTEVVSCRPWLFAEMQAVTPEVVVLLGATAAKALLGNDFRLTAHRGEVLRLSTDEAPEGVDPSVVVTLHPSAVLRGPADARDESFASLVADLRFAATLLAG, from the coding sequence ATGCCGTCCGTCACCGCCGCCGACTACGTTCCGCCGAGCAGAGATCTCGGCGATCTGACCGCGGCCGCCCGGGCCTGCCGGGGCTGCGACCTGTTCGAGAACGCCACCCAGACCGTGTTCGGGGAAGGACCGGCCGACGCCCGGCTGATGCTCGTCGGCGAACAGCCCGGTGACCGCGAGGACGTCGCGGGTGAGCCGTTCGTCGGCCCGGCGGGCAGGTTGCTCGACAAGGCGTTGCGAGAGGCTCAGATACCCCGCGAACCCGTGTACGTGACCAACGCCGTCAAACACTTCAAGTTCGTCCCGGCCGAACGCGGTGTCCGGCGCATCCACAAGACACCCAGCCGCACCGAGGTGGTGTCGTGCCGGCCGTGGCTGTTCGCCGAGATGCAGGCGGTGACACCCGAGGTGGTGGTCCTGCTCGGGGCCACGGCAGCTAAGGCGTTGCTGGGCAATGACTTCCGACTGACGGCTCACCGTGGCGAGGTGTTGCGGCTGTCCACCGACGAAGCGCCCGAGGGTGTCGATCCCTCGGTCGTCGTCACGCTGCACCCGTCGGCGGTATTGCGCGGTCCGGCCGACGCCCGCGACGAGTCGTTCGCCTCGCTCGTCGCCGATCTCCGCTTCGCGGCGACGCTGCTGGCCGGCTGA
- a CDS encoding Rv2629 family ribosome hibernation factor, which produces MQPTRFRALVEAEGPFASVYVDDSHDTADAGKQAELRWRAVTEELAAQGADDQLVGTVRAALESAPAVVGRGGRAVVATRDGVQLDQRLIRPLETATARLSRLPYLIPAVVHGVDDPPYLTVIVDHAGADLAMHRGSAIRSSTVEGDRYPVHKASGAESAGYGDPQRTAEGARLKNVQEVADEVTAVFEDSDPALVFIAGEVRSRADLLANLPKRVAERAIEVNAGARGSIDDDALAHDIDTHLRLRRVDVIDDAAQRFTAELQRDSGLATEGVAGVCAALREGAVETLLMGDLGDATVVVGDSATMVAPNPEVLSELGSGQAVTVRADEALPFAAVSIDADLIGVDERLTPRDGVAAILRYAPRSPAS; this is translated from the coding sequence ATGCAGCCCACACGTTTCCGCGCCCTGGTCGAGGCAGAGGGCCCCTTCGCGTCCGTGTACGTCGACGACAGCCATGACACCGCCGACGCCGGCAAACAGGCCGAACTGCGGTGGCGGGCCGTCACCGAGGAACTCGCCGCCCAGGGCGCCGACGACCAGCTCGTCGGCACCGTCCGGGCGGCGCTGGAAAGTGCGCCCGCCGTCGTGGGGCGGGGCGGGCGCGCGGTGGTCGCCACCCGCGACGGGGTGCAACTCGACCAACGGCTGATCCGGCCGCTGGAGACGGCGACCGCACGGCTGTCGAGGCTGCCCTACCTGATCCCCGCGGTGGTGCACGGCGTCGACGACCCGCCCTACCTGACGGTGATCGTCGATCACGCCGGCGCCGACCTCGCGATGCACCGCGGGTCCGCCATCCGCTCGTCGACCGTCGAGGGTGACCGCTACCCGGTGCACAAGGCGAGCGGCGCGGAATCGGCGGGATACGGCGACCCGCAGCGCACGGCCGAAGGCGCCCGGCTCAAGAACGTGCAGGAGGTCGCCGACGAGGTCACCGCGGTGTTCGAGGACAGCGATCCGGCCCTCGTCTTCATCGCCGGCGAAGTCCGCTCCCGCGCCGACCTGCTGGCCAATCTGCCGAAACGGGTCGCCGAGCGGGCGATCGAGGTCAACGCAGGCGCGCGGGGCAGCATCGACGACGACGCCCTCGCTCACGACATCGACACCCATCTACGGTTGCGCCGGGTCGACGTCATCGACGATGCGGCGCAGCGGTTCACCGCCGAGCTGCAGCGCGACTCCGGTCTGGCGACCGAGGGCGTGGCCGGCGTGTGCGCGGCGCTGCGCGAAGGTGCGGTGGAGACGTTGCTGATGGGTGACCTCGGCGACGCCACGGTGGTGGTGGGCGATTCCGCGACGATGGTGGCCCCGAATCCGGAGGTGCTGTCGGAGCTGGGGTCAGGCCAGGCGGTGACCGTCCGCGCCGACGAGGCGCTCCCCTTCGCTGCGGTGAGCATCGACGCCGACCTCATCGGCGTCGACGAGAGACTGACCCCGCGCGACGGCGTCGCCGCCATCCTGCGCTACGCGCCGCGCTCACCGGCGTCCTGA
- the phoU gene encoding phosphate signaling complex protein PhoU, with translation MRNEFHDTLESLVTDLAEMCGRASAMMRSATRALLDADLSEAEHLRVDLTELSALGAGVHDRAYHLLALQAPVARDLRTVVSALHIGADADRMGALASHVARTAVRRYPERAVPDEVADLFTEMGSTAVQLAADARDAVRASDASLAERICAGDERMDDLHRQLFVRVMGPQWRHGPMGAADVVLLGRFHERFADHAVEIARRVYFQATGAHLGAQPAGL, from the coding sequence ATGCGGAACGAATTCCACGACACACTCGAGAGCCTCGTCACCGATCTCGCGGAGATGTGCGGCCGCGCCTCGGCGATGATGCGATCCGCGACCAGGGCGCTGCTGGATGCCGACCTGTCCGAGGCCGAACACCTGCGCGTCGACCTGACGGAGCTGAGCGCACTGGGCGCCGGTGTGCACGACCGCGCGTATCACCTGCTCGCACTGCAGGCCCCGGTGGCGCGCGATCTCCGCACGGTGGTGTCGGCCCTGCACATCGGCGCGGACGCCGACCGGATGGGAGCGCTCGCCTCACATGTGGCACGCACCGCCGTGCGCCGGTATCCGGAGCGCGCCGTCCCTGACGAGGTGGCCGACCTGTTCACCGAGATGGGTTCGACGGCGGTGCAACTGGCCGCCGACGCCCGTGACGCGGTGCGCGCCAGTGACGCCTCGCTGGCCGAGCGGATCTGCGCCGGTGACGAGCGGATGGACGACCTGCACCGGCAACTGTTCGTGCGCGTGATGGGACCGCAGTGGCGCCACGGCCCGATGGGCGCCGCCGATGTGGTGCTGCTCGGCCGCTTTCACGAGCGTTTCGCAGACCACGCCGTGGAGATCGCCCGGCGCGTCTACTTCCAGGCCACCGGCGCGCATCTGGGTGCGCAGCCGGCCGGCCTCTAG
- a CDS encoding UDP-glucose dehydrogenase family protein — protein sequence MSRCLRIGVVGVGYVGLTTAVCLAGRDQDVVAVDIDENKIARLSAGTPIIDEADLPALLTRTIASGLLTFRTDYEALADRDVVFVCVSTPSGPDGAADLRALDAAVGRLGQVLRAGAVVTVKSTVPTGTTRRVAERLRPRGIGVVSSPEFLREGRAIADFTHPDRVVVGADSDADAALVCAAYGADPATVLHMSPESAELAKYASNAFLAVKLSYTNSLAQLCHRYGADIGDVTACMGADARIGAGFLKPGPGWGGSCLPKDTAALVHSAHTQGVAMAEVEAARTTNAAQPARIQAALRQSMTCPLSDARITVLGLTFKAATSDTRDSPALAVCAHLAAEGAALYGYDPQLPAIDATVLSSAGVTAVDDPYRAAKSADAVVVLTEWPQFRDLDWAAIAEHAPGAVVADTRNLLDPATVEAAGLRYLGNGRADGF from the coding sequence ATGAGTCGCTGTCTTCGCATCGGGGTGGTCGGCGTCGGCTACGTCGGTCTCACCACGGCGGTCTGTCTGGCCGGGCGCGACCAGGACGTCGTCGCGGTCGACATCGACGAGAACAAGATCGCACGGCTGAGCGCGGGTACCCCGATCATCGACGAGGCGGATCTGCCCGCACTGCTGACGCGCACGATCGCCTCAGGCCTGCTGACGTTCCGCACCGATTACGAGGCGCTCGCCGACCGGGACGTGGTGTTCGTGTGCGTGTCCACGCCGAGCGGCCCGGACGGCGCCGCCGACCTGCGTGCCCTCGACGCCGCCGTCGGCCGGCTGGGGCAGGTGCTGCGCGCCGGCGCGGTCGTCACGGTGAAATCCACGGTGCCGACGGGCACCACCCGCCGCGTCGCCGAGCGGCTGCGCCCACGCGGCATCGGCGTGGTGTCCAGTCCCGAGTTCCTGCGCGAAGGACGCGCCATCGCCGACTTCACCCATCCCGACCGCGTCGTCGTCGGCGCCGACTCCGACGCCGACGCGGCACTGGTGTGCGCCGCCTACGGCGCCGACCCGGCGACCGTGTTGCACATGAGTCCGGAGAGCGCCGAGCTGGCGAAGTACGCGAGCAACGCGTTCCTCGCGGTCAAGCTCTCCTACACCAATTCCCTCGCCCAGCTGTGCCACCGGTACGGCGCCGACATCGGCGACGTGACCGCGTGCATGGGCGCCGACGCCCGCATCGGGGCCGGCTTCCTGAAGCCCGGACCCGGGTGGGGCGGCTCCTGCCTCCCCAAAGACACTGCGGCACTGGTGCATTCGGCACACACGCAAGGGGTGGCGATGGCCGAGGTGGAAGCCGCACGCACCACCAACGCCGCACAGCCCGCCCGCATCCAGGCCGCGCTGCGACAGTCGATGACCTGCCCGCTGAGCGATGCGCGGATCACGGTGCTCGGCCTCACCTTCAAGGCCGCCACCAGCGACACCCGCGACTCACCGGCGCTGGCGGTGTGCGCACACCTGGCGGCCGAGGGTGCCGCGCTCTACGGTTACGACCCGCAGCTGCCTGCCATCGACGCGACGGTGCTGTCCTCGGCCGGCGTGACCGCGGTGGACGACCCCTACCGGGCCGCGAAGTCCGCAGACGCCGTGGTGGTGCTGACCGAGTGGCCGCAGTTCCGCGACCTCGACTGGGCGGCGATCGCCGAACACGCCCCCGGCGCCGTCGTCGCCGACACCCGCAATCTGCTGGATCCCGCGACGGTGGAGGCGGCCGGTCTGCGGTATCTGGGCAACGGACGCGCGGACGGCTTCTAG
- a CDS encoding glycosyltransferase family 9 protein: MALSGSPADDPRTIVVLRALGLGDLLTAIPALRGLRRRYPAARLLLAAPRQYRELALLSGGVDDVVDTPELGPIPDAPQEPDLAVNLHGRGPQSITALTALRPAMLLTHHHDDHPDIAGPPWRPDLHEVDRWCAFLHWAGINCRADDLKLDRPEGFADNSDAVVLHPGAGAPARQWPAQRYAAVAAALAGEGCRVVVTGSAAEAALVDEVVTRAGLPPSAAWPAAAGLPALVALISDCRLLICGDTGVGHLATATGTPSVLLFGPTPPKLWGPRGDGRHVALWAGDCGDPHAGTPDAGLLLLSVPRVLDAARSALVGCP; encoded by the coding sequence ATGGCCCTGAGCGGATCCCCCGCCGACGATCCCCGCACCATCGTGGTGTTGCGGGCGCTCGGGCTCGGCGACCTGCTGACCGCGATACCGGCCCTGCGCGGCCTGCGCCGGCGCTACCCGGCGGCGCGGCTGCTGCTGGCCGCGCCAAGGCAGTACCGCGAACTGGCGCTGCTCAGCGGCGGGGTCGACGACGTCGTGGACACGCCGGAACTGGGCCCGATCCCGGATGCACCACAGGAGCCCGACCTGGCGGTGAACCTGCACGGCCGGGGCCCACAGAGCATCACGGCGCTGACCGCGCTGCGGCCGGCGATGCTGCTGACCCATCACCACGACGACCATCCCGACATCGCCGGGCCGCCGTGGCGGCCCGACCTGCACGAGGTCGATCGCTGGTGTGCGTTTCTGCACTGGGCCGGAATCAACTGTCGCGCAGACGATCTGAAGCTCGATCGGCCCGAGGGCTTCGCCGACAACTCCGACGCCGTCGTCCTCCATCCCGGCGCGGGCGCCCCGGCCCGACAGTGGCCCGCCCAGCGGTACGCGGCGGTGGCCGCGGCGCTGGCCGGCGAGGGGTGCCGCGTCGTCGTCACCGGTTCGGCGGCCGAGGCCGCCCTGGTCGACGAGGTGGTGACCCGGGCGGGACTGCCGCCCTCGGCGGCCTGGCCGGCGGCGGCGGGGTTGCCGGCCCTGGTCGCGCTGATCAGTGATTGCCGCCTGCTCATCTGCGGTGACACCGGCGTCGGGCACCTGGCCACCGCCACCGGAACCCCCTCGGTGCTGCTGTTCGGCCCCACCCCGCCGAAACTGTGGGGCCCGCGCGGTGACGGGCGGCACGTGGCGCTGTGGGCCGGGGACTGCGGCGACCCGCACGCCGGGACGCCCGACGCCGGGTTGCTGCTGCTGTCGGTGCCGCGCGTCCTCGACGCCGCCCGCTCCGCTCTGGTGGGGTGCCCATGA